The following coding sequences lie in one Benincasa hispida cultivar B227 chromosome 6, ASM972705v1, whole genome shotgun sequence genomic window:
- the LOC120079302 gene encoding uncharacterized protein LOC120079302, translating to MVTKGVVLGHKVSKVGLEVDDAKIDMIAKLPAPANIKALRSYLGHAEKKMLVMVFTTENFRAYSVGTFATTYSEHSAIKFLMDKNDAKPRLIRELGLAEIEEKFFDKCLLKVEDREPWYADIVNYLTTKQFPEEFNAQQRKRLMHYNKLRYNAYYLNVMTPLVEATLEDNRLLQRSFKVARNAIPLNNILEVELLDVWGIDFMGPFPPSCRQQYILVVVDYVSKWVEAAAYAKNDAVTISKFLAKYIFTCFGTHRR from the exons ATGGTGACAAAAGGTGTTGTGCTTGGCCATAAGGTTTCTAAggtaggattggaagttgatgaCGCAAAGATAGACATGATTGCAAAGTTACCTGCACCTGCAAATATCAAGGCCCTGAGAAGCTATTTAGGCCATGCAG AGAAGAAAATGTTGGTGATGGTGTTTACAACTGAAAATTTTCGAGCATATTCGGTTGGTACGTTTGCAACCACCTATAGTGAACACTCTGCCATTAAGTTCTTGATGGATAAGAATGACGCAAAGCCCAGACTCATTCGCGAG TTAGGGCTAGCAGAAATTGAGGAAAAATTCTTTGACAAATGCCTGTTGAAAGTTGAAGATCGAGAACCTTGGTATGCTGACATTGTCAACTACTTAACCACCAAGCAGTTTCCCGAAGAGTTCAATGCACAACAAAGAAAAAGGCTTATGCACTACAACAAG TTGAGGTACAACGCATACTATCTAAATGTCATGACTCCCCTTGTGGAGgccactttggaggacaacagACTACTGCAAAGGTCTTTCAAAGTGG CAAGAAATGCAATTCCCCTGAACAACATACTTGAAGTGGAGCTATTAGATGTTTGgggtattgatttcatggggcCATTTCCTCCCTCTTGCAGACAACAATATATCTTGGTGGTAGTagattatgtatcaaaatgggttgaggcagCAGCTTATGCAAAGAATGATGCagtgactatttcaaaattccTGGCAAAGTACATCTTCACATGCTTTGGAACACACAGGCGTTAA
- the LOC120079303 gene encoding uncharacterized protein LOC120079303, with protein sequence MLISSYTSTSSYMKFLKDISKKRKISDFESVALTQKCNALISINIPEKQRDPGSFTVPHSIGGIDVRHVLCDLGASINLMPLSIFKTIENGEATPTSVTLQLADRSITYPEENIKDVLIKVENFIFFIDFIILDYEADRDVSIILGCPFLATEKLLIDVHKGELTMRVDDQEIKFNLLNALKFLDNAESYQFIESFNYLGKRRTRKWTKDVRSMR encoded by the coding sequence ATGTTAATAAGCAGTTACACATCAACATCAAGTTACatgaagtttctgaaggatatttcgaaaaaaagaaagatcagCGACTTTGAATCTGTGGCATTGACTCAGAAGTGTAATGCACTGATCAGCATAAATATTCCTGAGAAGCAAAGAGACCCAGGTAGCTTTACAGTCCCACACTCGATTGGAGGAATAGATGTGCGTCATGTGTTATGTGACTTGGGAGCtagcatcaacttgatgcctctcTCAATTTTCAAAACGATCGAGAATGGTGAAGCAACGCCTACCTCGGTAACGCTACAACTTGCTGACAGATCCATCACATACCCTGAGGAAAATATCAAAGATGTATTAATAaaggttgaaaattttatttttttcatagacTTTATTATTCTGGACTATGAGGCTGATAGAGACGTCTCAATCATTCTTGGATGCCCATTTTTAGCTACCGAAAAACTCTTGATTGATGTACATAAAGGGGAACTGACCATGCGTGTAGATGATCAAGAAATAAAATTCAATCTGTTAAACGCACTGAAGTTCCTCGATAATGCAGAATCTTATCAATTTATTGAATCATTCAACTACTTGGGGAAGAGGAGAACCAGGAAGTGGACCAAGGATGTGAGGTCCATGCGTTGA